The DNA region AGGTCCACGCCGGTGTCCTCGTCAAAGACCTGGTCGTCCACGGCGTCAAGCACTGGCGGCAGATTGCGGGTGAAACTCCAGACGGGGCTGTCGGTCTCGCTCTCGCTGGAGTCGTAGGTGCGCACACCCCAGTACCAGGGGCCCGGGCTGAGGATCTCGTGGTACAGGGTGGTGTCGGAAATCCAGCTGGCCACCTCGTTCTCGACATCCCAGACCGTGTTCTCGTCGGTGGAAAGGAACACGCTGTAGTAGAAGTCGTCCACGGGATCGGGATCGGAGCCCGACTGCCAGAGGAGCTGGGCCGTGGTCACGTTCAGCACGGCCTCGTCCTCGGGCAGCAGCAGGCTGAAAGCGCTGGGCGGATCGTTCACATTGTTGACCGTGAGCAGGAAGGAGCCCTGGTCCGTGTTGCCGTCGCTGTCGGTGACGCTCAAGGTGATGGTCACCTCACCGTAGAAATCCAGACCGGGAATCAGCGTCAGGTTGCAGTCCTGATACTCCACCGGTTCTTCGATCTGCAGCGACACGCGCGGATCGCTTGAACTGGCTTCGAAGTCCAGGAAATCACCGTCCTCGTTGTCGCTGGCGGACACATAGATCTGGAGCGGTGTCTCCTCGAATGTGGACTGGTCGTTCACCGGATTCAGCAGCGGAGGCGTGCCCGGATCGAAGAAGGTGAAACTGAAGGTGCTGTCGGCCCAGACCAGGTGGTCGGCCGTGTCCTCCACGGAGACGGTCCAGTAGTAGGTGACACCCGGATCACCGCTGAAGCTATAACTCAGCAGGTCGATGCCCGAGGACACGGGAAAGCCGTCGAGCCCATCGGGCGAGGTGGCAACGTATACCGTATAGGTCAGGTCCTCCATCTCGAAATCGCTGCTGGCCTGCCAGCTCAACGTCACGGGGCTGGCCTGATCCACGCTGCCGTTGGCCGGGCTCAGCAGATCGAAGCCCATCGGGGGCAGGTTCACCGCATCACAGTGCATGGTGGGAAAGCTGGTCGGTCCCGAGGGCGGATTGGCCGGACCCGGGATGTAGAACACCGTGAAAGGGTTCAGGGTGAGCGTTTCGGTGCTGCACCCATAGTCAATGGTGATCGAATTGATCGGAGCGGCATTGAGAATCTCGTCGTCACGCGTCCAGACCGCGTGGTACATCAGGGGAAAGCCTGAGGGACCACTGAGATCGGCCTCGTAGTCGACGCCCGTGGGAAAACCGATGTTCGCATAGACGTGCGCGGGTGCCGCGCTGCCGGTGAACAGATTCGGATCGAAGTCGATCTGATGTTCGGCGTGGCTCACTCCAGCCAGAGCAAGCAGCAGGGGTATCATCCATTGTTTCATGCTGGACTCCAGGTAACAGGTGGATTTCAGAATCGCGCAATAGTACGAATCGGCAATCAGCGGGGCCACTGGAGCCCGCAAGCAATTGCGAATGCGTGCCTTGCAACTTGCTTCGGCCCGGTTCCGGCCTCTGCCGGCACGGACGCTTCTGCGTCCGGGGTCTCCGGGACTCAATCGCGAACCGACCCTTTCCTGCGGGACGGTTCCTTCTCGAGCGGTCTCCGCCCGATGAGGTCGAATATCAGACCTGCCTGGGGAAGCATGCGTGTCACGCGCCACACCAGCGGTGTGGCCGCCCCATCCGGGATTCCGCTGGAATCCAGCAGGCGGGGCAGCAACAACACGGCGATGGCCAGGCGCACAAGCCCCGAAATCAGGAACAACCAGACCAGCGGACTGGCAACTGTCCAGTGCAGCCCGGCCAGCCCGATCGAGACGGGAAGCCAGTCCCCCAGCCACCCGCCCAGCAGAGCCCCCAGAAACATCGCCAACCCGCTGGCCATGCCGTGCAGGGCCATCAGGACCACCCGGCGTTCGGGCGGGATCAGATCATAGACGAAGTTGCCCGCGCTCAGCGAGTATCCGGCCCAGACCGTGCCGCTGAGAGCCTGGACCATGATCAGGTATATCGGGTGACCAGAAAAAAGCCAGAGCGCGGGCAGCAGCGGCAGCAGGATTCCGGTGCCCAGCAGGATCCTGCGGTTGCCCAGTGAGTCGCTGAGCTGACCCCAGCGGTTGAGGGTCAGAAACTGCACGAACACCGACACGGCACTGACGATCATGAAGGTACGGTAGCTGAATCTCAGGTCGCGCAGCATGAACAGCACGAAGAAGGGCGAGGCGATGCCCACCCCGAACTGCATGGCGGAGAAGAAGAGCGAGAATCGCGCGAAAGGCGAGGACTTGACCCGCTGCCAGAGCTGCCCCAGGGGAGGCAGACGAAGCGCGGCCACCGAGCCGGGCGGGTCATGCATGCGGCTGAGATGCCAGATCGAGATCAGCCGCGCGCTGAGCCCCGAGGCGAAGATCAGCAGAAAGCCGACCGTGGTCAGCTGCCAGCGGGTGAATTGGTCCAGGGTCAAGCCCGAAATGGCCAGGGCGCTGAAACCGGTGATCGAGCAGAGGCGCGTGCGCATGCCGAAATAGCGGCCACGGCGGTCTTCGGGCACCAGGTCGCCCATCAGGCTGCTCCACTGGGGCGAGGCCATGTTCACGCCCCCGAAGTACATCACGGCGCTCAGGATGATCAGGGGCACAGCGTGCGCGGGCAGCAGCAGGGGCAGCAGGGCCATCGGGACCAGTGCAGCGGCCTGCAGACCGGCACCGGTCAGTATGATCACCCGGCGACGACCGGCCCGTCGCCCCAGCCAGGCCCCCAGCAGCTGGCTCAGGCTGCCGAGCAGGGGAGGCAGCGAGGCCAGCAGTCCGATCTGGGAGGCCCCGGCCTGGAAATGCAGTGCCCAGGCCGAGAACCAGCTCTCCGTGCCACCACTGAGCACCGTATACGCCACTCCGTCCTTCACGGAGTGTTGCAGCGAGCGGTCGATGATGGGGTCTTCAGCATGCCGACCCATGGGTTCTCCAGCTGGGAAATGCGAGCGGGCAGGACTCCGGGCGTACAGCGTGTGACGGTCGGATGGAATCGGTCCTACTTGCGGTCCATCTGCCAGGCCCCGTCCCAGTTGGGGCGCGGACTGCCCACCAGAATCCGGCAACGCTGGCGCAGGGTCGCACCGGGGCCGTCAGCCGGCCAATCCTCCACATGGCGTTCGAACAGTGCCAGGGCGCTGGAGAAGTCTCCCTGTTCGTACAGGTCCCAGGCGCGCTGGTAACTGTCCCTGCAGGCGAGATCCGGAAACTGGTGTGGCAGGTAGAGCGCATGGATTTCCACCGGGTCCTGCTTGCCCATCACACGGATCCGGTCCAGCCGCCTGGAGGCGAAGACCCCGCCGGTGGCATCCAGTGTCTGGCGTGAGACCAGGATCCCGGTGCCGTAGGCCTTGGTCAGCCCTTCCAGGCGGCTGGCCAGATTCATGGCATCGCCGATGGCGGTATACGAGAAGCGCAGTTCCGACCCGAAGTTGCCCACCAGAACCGGCCCGGTATGCACGCCGATGCCGATGGCGATATCGGCGAATGCGGTTCCCGCCAGCTCACGCCGCAGTTCCACCAGGCGGAGCTGCATGTCCAGGGCCGCCTGGCAGGCCCGGCGCTCCTGATTCTCCAGAGGCAGGGGGGCACCGAAGATGGCCACCACCGCATCGCCGATGTACTTGTCCAGAGTGCCGCCGTGGTCCAGCAGCACATGGCTCATCGCGGTGAGATAGCGGTTGAGCAGGCCACCCAGCTCCGACGGATTCAGGCCTTCGCTCAACTGGGTGAACGAGCGGATGTCGGAGAACAGCAGGCTCAGGGAGCTGCGCTCGCCGCCCAGCCGGAGACGGTCGGGATGCTCAAGCAGCTCCGTGAGCACGTCGCTGGACACATAGCGCGAGAATGCGTCGGTGATGAAGTGCCGGTCATTCACTTCGCCGCGCAGCCGGAACAGCACCACTCCGCCACCGGCCAGCAGGGCAGCCAGCAAAGGCAGCAACAGCGGCAGCAGCAATCCCTGGCTGCGCAATGCCAGCAGGGCCAGGATCCAGATCGCGGCCAGAACCATGCCCAGCACCAGACTGCCCACCCAGAGACGCTTCTGGGCGAAGCCCGCCCCGGAGATCAGCGCTGGCAGAGCCAGCAGCCAGGCCAGCCCCTGGCCGCCCAGGTGTTTCACCGGGTCCCCGTTGAGCAGGTTGGAGATGGCGGTGGCCTGGATTTCCACTCCGGGGAAGGAGTCTTCAAGCGGGATCGGTTTGAGGTCCAGGCCCGGCAGCGAAGAACCGATCAGCACGAGCTTGTCCTTGAGGTATTCCGGGTCCAGTCGCCCTTCCAGCACATCGTAGAACGAGACGCGCCGGAAGGTCCACGAAGGGCCGCGGTAGTTCAGCACCAGCATGCCTTCCCGGTCCAGCTGCACCGCCAGGCTGTCGCCCGTCCCCGAGAACATCGTCAGCTGTCCCGGGTCCCGGCGGATGCCCAGCTCGGGCCAGCCCAGAGTCTGGGCGGTTGCCGCCAGGGCCAGCGAGGGGTAGACCCCTCCCGCGAATTCAACCAGCAACTGGCTGCGCCGGAACACGCCTCCCGGGTCAGGAGTGCCGTTGACGAAGCCCCAGGCCGCACCCGCCGCCAGCAGTTCGGGCATCCCGCATTCCACCCTGTCCAGAGTCCAGAGTGCGTCTCGAGGTCCTTCGTAGGAGAGGCCCGCATCCTGCCGCAGCTCGTCGGGCATGCGATCCATCGGGTAGAGGAATGCACTGGAATCCGCATTGCTGAACTGGCAGGCCAGCACCACGTTGCCGCACTCCCGGGCC from Candidatus Delongbacteria bacterium includes:
- a CDS encoding adenylate/guanylate cyclase domain-containing protein; amino-acid sequence: MTDKGRWTHPRWVVAIAATAVLACLLLDWIPLSSRLFSNWEAPLQDLLWRALPANPRPSDQRILIVDIDQRSINRLGRYHSWPRKRMATLLHQLKDAGVRTVVLDMLFDPSPEPEADNPLVNAARECGNVVLACQFSNADSSAFLYPMDRMPDELRQDAGLSYEGPRDALWTLDRVECGMPELLAAGAAWGFVNGTPDPGGVFRRSQLLVEFAGGVYPSLALAATAQTLGWPELGIRRDPGQLTMFSGTGDSLAVQLDREGMLVLNYRGPSWTFRRVSFYDVLEGRLDPEYLKDKLVLIGSSLPGLDLKPIPLEDSFPGVEIQATAISNLLNGDPVKHLGGQGLAWLLALPALISGAGFAQKRLWVGSLVLGMVLAAIWILALLALRSQGLLLPLLLPLLAALLAGGGVVLFRLRGEVNDRHFITDAFSRYVSSDVLTELLEHPDRLRLGGERSSLSLLFSDIRSFTQLSEGLNPSELGGLLNRYLTAMSHVLLDHGGTLDKYIGDAVVAIFGAPLPLENQERRACQAALDMQLRLVELRRELAGTAFADIAIGIGVHTGPVLVGNFGSELRFSYTAIGDAMNLASRLEGLTKAYGTGILVSRQTLDATGGVFASRRLDRIRVMGKQDPVEIHALYLPHQFPDLACRDSYQRAWDLYEQGDFSSALALFERHVEDWPADGPGATLRQRCRILVGSPRPNWDGAWQMDRK
- a CDS encoding MFS transporter, with the translated sequence MGRHAEDPIIDRSLQHSVKDGVAYTVLSGGTESWFSAWALHFQAGASQIGLLASLPPLLGSLSQLLGAWLGRRAGRRRVIILTGAGLQAAALVPMALLPLLLPAHAVPLIILSAVMYFGGVNMASPQWSSLMGDLVPEDRRGRYFGMRTRLCSITGFSALAISGLTLDQFTRWQLTTVGFLLIFASGLSARLISIWHLSRMHDPPGSVAALRLPPLGQLWQRVKSSPFARFSLFFSAMQFGVGIASPFFVLFMLRDLRFSYRTFMIVSAVSVFVQFLTLNRWGQLSDSLGNRRILLGTGILLPLLPALWLFSGHPIYLIMVQALSGTVWAGYSLSAGNFVYDLIPPERRVVLMALHGMASGLAMFLGALLGGWLGDWLPVSIGLAGLHWTVASPLVWLFLISGLVRLAIAVLLLPRLLDSSGIPDGAATPLVWRVTRMLPQAGLIFDLIGRRPLEKEPSRRKGSVRD